One window of Candidatus Mycobacterium wuenschmannii genomic DNA carries:
- a CDS encoding PadR family transcriptional regulator encodes MNNPFFDAGGPAAGGPFAGRGAGFGFAPPDRRALHEQRKQARRDFRDALRGHDAGQDGPFGPGFGRGFGRGFGPGGFGPGFGGGFGGGPRGGRRGGHGRRGRRGDVRAAILVLLAERPMHGYEIIQEVAERSQDLWKPSPGSVYPTLQLLVDEGLIVSTESEGSKKLFALTDAGKEAAEKVATPPWEEIADGIDPAHLNLRAAVGQLFGAVAQSAHAANEEQQKRILDIVNNARREIYTILGEDN; translated from the coding sequence ATGAACAACCCATTCTTCGATGCCGGCGGGCCCGCAGCAGGCGGCCCGTTCGCCGGACGGGGAGCAGGCTTCGGCTTCGCACCCCCGGACCGTCGCGCCCTGCACGAACAGCGCAAGCAGGCCCGTCGCGATTTCCGCGACGCCCTACGTGGCCACGACGCCGGTCAGGACGGTCCGTTCGGGCCCGGTTTCGGACGGGGCTTCGGCCGCGGATTCGGACCCGGCGGTTTCGGCCCCGGCTTCGGCGGCGGATTCGGTGGCGGCCCTCGCGGCGGACGCCGCGGCGGTCACGGCCGACGCGGTCGTCGAGGCGATGTCCGGGCCGCCATCCTGGTCCTGCTCGCCGAGCGGCCGATGCACGGCTACGAGATCATCCAGGAGGTCGCCGAGCGCAGCCAGGATCTGTGGAAGCCGAGCCCCGGCTCGGTCTACCCGACCCTGCAGCTACTGGTCGACGAGGGGCTGATCGTCAGCACCGAATCCGAAGGCAGCAAGAAGCTCTTCGCATTGACCGACGCCGGCAAGGAGGCAGCCGAGAAGGTCGCCACCCCGCCGTGGGAGGAGATCGCCGACGGCATCGACCCGGCTCATCTCAACCTGCGCGCCGCCGTCGGCCAGTTGTTCGGCGCCGTAGCGCAATCCGCGCATGCCGCCAACGAGGAGCAGCAGAAGCGCATCCTCGACATCGTCAACAACGCTCGCCGCGAGATCTACACGATTCTCGGCGAGGACAACTGA
- a CDS encoding SAM-dependent methyltransferase, producing the protein MANDVMDWDSAYRQDRDAGFEGPPPWNIGEPQPELAALAAAGKFRSDLLDAGCGYAELSLTLAAEGYTVHGVDLTPTAVAAATKAAQERGLSTATFEQADITAFGGHDGRFNTVVDSTLFHSLPIEGRDDYLRAVHRAAADGAGYFVLVFAKGAFPAEWEQKPNEVDEAELRDAVSEHWHVDEIRSAFIHANIPPAPADSDVPMIEHERDEKGRQKLPAYLLSAHKG; encoded by the coding sequence ATGGCAAATGATGTGATGGACTGGGATAGCGCCTACCGTCAGGACCGCGACGCGGGCTTCGAAGGTCCGCCGCCCTGGAACATCGGTGAGCCGCAACCGGAACTGGCCGCGCTGGCCGCGGCCGGAAAGTTCCGCAGCGACCTACTCGACGCCGGTTGCGGTTACGCCGAGTTGTCGCTGACGCTGGCCGCCGAGGGCTACACGGTGCACGGCGTCGACCTCACCCCCACCGCCGTCGCCGCCGCGACCAAGGCCGCGCAGGAGCGCGGACTGAGCACCGCGACCTTCGAACAGGCCGACATCACCGCCTTCGGCGGACACGACGGCCGCTTCAACACCGTCGTCGACAGCACGCTGTTCCACTCGCTGCCGATCGAGGGCCGCGACGACTACCTGCGCGCGGTGCACCGAGCCGCCGCCGACGGCGCGGGCTACTTTGTTCTGGTGTTCGCCAAGGGCGCGTTTCCCGCCGAGTGGGAGCAGAAGCCGAACGAGGTCGACGAGGCCGAGTTGCGCGACGCGGTCAGCGAGCACTGGCACGTCGACGAGATCCGCTCGGCCTTCATCCACGCGAATATCCCACCGGCACCGGCAGATTCGGATGTGCCGATGATCGAGCACGAGCGCGACGAGAAGGGTCGGCAGAAACTGCCCGCCTATCTACTCAGCGCCCACAAGGGCTAG
- a CDS encoding glutamate--cysteine ligase: MGEDVKRTTYARVDRQQYRRKVQLCLDVFERMLAQSSFEFDHPLTGMEIECNLVDDAYQPAMTNSDVLAAIADPAYQTELGAYNIEFNVPPRPLGGDTGTQLEDEVRASLNAAETKAGAGGAHIVMIGILPTLMPEHLASGWMSESMRYAALNDSIFDARGEDIQIDIDGPEPLSMNSTSIAPESACTSMQLHLQVSPDDFAANWNAAQVLAGPQLALGANSPFFFGHQLWSETRIELFAQSTDTRPDELKTQGVRPRVWFGERWITSIFDLFEENVRYFPSLLPEVSDEDPAAELDAGRTPHLAELRLHNGTVYRWNRPVYDVVDGRPHLRVENRVLPAGPTVIDMLANAAFYYGMLRTLSEEDRQVWTRMEFAAAQRNFYEAGRRGMGAQLYWPGRDSVSAGELVLDELLPMAHAGLDRWGVAPDIRGRLLGVIDGRARAGRNGADWQVSAVRALEKRGLDRPAALAEMLRLYCEHMHSNEPVHTWAEP; encoded by the coding sequence GTGGGCGAAGACGTCAAGCGGACCACCTATGCGCGTGTCGACCGGCAGCAGTACCGGCGCAAGGTGCAACTGTGCCTCGACGTGTTCGAACGGATGCTCGCGCAGTCCAGTTTCGAATTCGACCACCCGCTCACCGGGATGGAGATCGAGTGCAACCTGGTCGATGACGCCTACCAACCTGCGATGACGAACTCCGACGTGCTGGCAGCCATCGCCGATCCGGCCTATCAGACCGAATTGGGCGCATACAACATCGAATTCAACGTCCCACCCCGCCCGCTGGGTGGCGACACGGGTACGCAACTCGAGGACGAGGTGCGGGCCAGCCTGAACGCCGCCGAAACAAAGGCCGGCGCGGGCGGCGCCCACATCGTGATGATCGGCATCCTTCCGACACTGATGCCCGAACACCTCGCCAGCGGATGGATGAGTGAGTCGATGCGCTACGCGGCGCTCAACGACTCGATCTTCGACGCCCGCGGCGAGGACATCCAGATCGACATCGACGGGCCCGAACCGCTGAGCATGAATTCGACGTCGATTGCACCCGAATCCGCTTGCACCAGCATGCAATTGCATCTACAGGTGTCACCGGACGACTTCGCCGCCAACTGGAATGCGGCGCAGGTGCTGGCCGGCCCGCAGCTGGCGCTGGGAGCGAACTCGCCGTTCTTCTTCGGCCACCAACTGTGGTCGGAGACCCGCATCGAGTTGTTCGCACAATCCACCGACACCAGACCCGACGAGCTGAAAACCCAGGGGGTGCGCCCGCGGGTGTGGTTCGGCGAACGGTGGATCACGTCGATCTTCGACCTGTTCGAGGAGAACGTCCGCTACTTTCCGTCGCTGTTGCCCGAGGTGTCCGACGAAGACCCCGCCGCCGAACTCGACGCCGGACGCACGCCGCACCTGGCCGAACTGCGACTGCACAACGGCACGGTGTATCGGTGGAATCGGCCGGTGTACGACGTCGTCGACGGCCGCCCGCACCTGCGGGTGGAGAACCGGGTGCTGCCGGCCGGACCGACCGTCATCGACATGCTGGCCAACGCGGCCTTCTACTACGGGATGCTGCGGACGCTGTCCGAGGAAGACCGTCAGGTCTGGACCCGAATGGAATTCGCTGCGGCGCAACGCAATTTCTACGAGGCTGGCCGCCGTGGCATGGGCGCCCAGCTGTATTGGCCGGGTCGGGATTCGGTCAGCGCCGGCGAGTTGGTGCTCGACGAACTGCTCCCGATGGCGCACGCCGGTCTCGATCGTTGGGGCGTTGCACCCGACATCCGCGGCCGACTGCTCGGTGTGATCGACGGCCGGGCCCGCGCGGGCCGCAACGGGGCCGACTGGCAGGTGTCGGCGGTGCGCGCGTTGGAGAAGCGCGGGCTCGACCGGCCCGCCGCCCTGGCCGAGATGTTGCGGCTGTACTGCGAGCACATGCACAGCAACGAACCGGTCCACACCTGGGCCGAACCCTGA